The following proteins are encoded in a genomic region of Hyla sarda isolate aHylSar1 chromosome 3, aHylSar1.hap1, whole genome shotgun sequence:
- the PAPOLG gene encoding poly(A) polymerase gamma isoform X1 yields the protein MREMFTNGLQEVQPQKNYGITSPISWAGPKDIDHLYTQKLMEAMKPFGVFEDDEELQHRMFVLGKLNNLVKEWIAELGECKSLPPTTIAAAGGKIFTFGSYRLGVHTKGADIDALCVAPRHVERSDFFQTFVEKLKVQDGIRNVRAVEDAFVPVIKFEFINIEIDLVFARLPLQCIPDNLDLRDDSRLRSLDIRCIRSLNGCRVTDEILHLVPNKENFRLTLRAVKLWAKRRGIYSNMLGFLGGVSWAMLVARTCQLYPNAVAATLVHKFFLVFSKWEWPNPVLLKQPEESNLNLPVWDPRVNPADRYHLMPIITPAYPQQNSTYNASTSTRTIMVEEFRQGLAITDEILLGKVDWSKLFEPPNFFQKYKHYIVLTASAFTEEHHLEWVGLVESKIRVLVGNLERNEFITLAHVNPQSFHGGRDHCKDNEYMSMWFLGIIFKKVENAESVNIDLTLDIQSFTDTVYRQANNINMLKKGMKIEATHVRRKQLHQYLPPEALQKRKKQSVPEITRSSSGILSKRSSLDGNCLDSSRDTDTGTPCESPTSCHKMSRSNSPTLPEALRKPVTEDTSANLFPSMQKQVNAVVPSNAAWGQAIPVISSISDIAIAVKTPSHTSCTIPTVIGLNVAPRLPSPPNFPQKPENELVDISPKSAAAKRTHPPSLEKSPKRIKDTEKLLESSDSAFVQPSIPEMEEKRKTLERIAGEAMPIPTIDRTRSQRLPSKELPDASSPVPTSNIRVIKNSIRLTLNR from the exons AAATGGCCTCCAGGAAGTCCAGCCTCAAAAAAACTATGGCATTACCTCCCCGATTAGTTGGGCTGGTCCCAAAGACATTGATCACCTCTACACCCAGAAGCTGATGGAAGCCATGAAACCTTTTGGGGTTTTTGAAGACGATGAAGAGTTACAACACAG GATGTTTGTCTTGGGAAAACTAAACAATTTAGTGAAAGAATGGATTGCAGAACTGGGTGAATGTAAG AGTCTTCCACCTACTACAATAGCTGCAGCCGGGGGGAAAATCTTCACTTTTGGCTCTTATCGACTTGGTGTCCACACTAAAG GTGCTGATATTGATGCCCTCTGCGTTGCTCCCAGACATGTTGAGCGTTCAGATTTTTTCCAGACATTTGTTGAAAAGCTGAAAGTACAGGATGGGATAAGAAATGTTAGA GCTGTCGAGGATGCTTTTGTTCCTGTAATAAAGTTTGAATTTATCAACATTGAG ATTGATTTGGTCTTTGCAAGACTGCCCTTACAATGTATTCCTGATAATTTGGACCTGCGTGATGATTCACGGTTGAGAAGCTTAGACATAAGGTGCATAAGAAGCTTAAATG GTTGCAGAGTTACTGATGAAATTTTGCATTTAGTACCAAATAAAGAAAATTTCAGGTTAACCTTGAGAGCCGTAAAGTTGTGGGCAAAGA GACGTGGTATTTATTCAAACATGTTGGGCTTTCTCGGCGGTGTTTCATGGGCCATGTTGGTAGCAAGGACTTGTCAGTTGTACCCAAATGCAGTAGCGGCTACTCTTGTGCATAAGTTTTTCCTTGTCTTTTCAAAATG GGAATGGCCTAACCCAGTGTTACTAAAACAACCAGAAGAGAGCAACTTAAATCTACCAGTATGGGACCCCAGA GTAAACCCAGCTGATCGATATCACCTCATGCCTATTATTACTCCAGCATATCCTCAGCAGAACTCTACATACAATGCTTCAACCTCAACCCGCACCATTATGGTAGAAGAATTTAGACAAG GTCTTGCGATCACAGATGAAATTCTTCTAGGCAAAGTGGACTGGTCTAAATTGTTTGAACCACCAAACTTTTTTCAAAAGTACAA ACATTATATTGTTCTGACTGCCAGTGCATTCACAGAAGAACACCATCTGGAATG GGTTGGTTTAGTTGAATCAAAAATCCGTGTTCTTGTTGGAAACTTGGAGAGGAATGAGTTCATTACACTTGCACATGTAAATCCTCAGTCTTTTCATGGAGGGCGCGATCATTGTAAAGA TAATGAGTATATGTCAATGTGGTTTCTTGGGATCATTTTTAAGAAAGTGGAGAATGCTGAAAGTGTCAACATTGATTTAACACTTGATATACAGTCTTTCACAGACACAG TTTACAGACAGGCTAACAATATTAATATGCTGAAAAAGGGAATGAAGATTGAAGCTACTCATGTGAGGAGGAAACAACTCCATCAGTATCTTCCTCCAGAAGCTCTACAGAAAAGGAAGAAG CAGAGTGTCCCAGAAATCACCAGGTCATCTTCAGGTATTTTATCTAAACGCTCCTCTTTGGATGGTAACTGTCTGGATAGTTCTAGAGACACAGACACAGGGACGCCATGTGAGTCTCCAACATCTTGCCACAAAATGTCTAGATCTAACAGTCCTACACTGCCAGAGGCACTCAG GAAGCCTGTAACTGAGGACACTTCAGCAAATCTGTTCCCTTCTATGCAGAAACAAGTGAATGCAGTTGTGCCTTCAAATGCTGCTTGGGGACAGGCCATACCTGTTATTTCATCAA tatcTGATATTGCCATAGCAGTGAAGACTCCAAGTCACACTAGCTGCACTATCCCGACCGTAATAGGACTTAATGTTGCTCCACGTCTTCCATCTCCACCTAACTTTCCCCAGAAACCCGAAAATGAATTGGTAGATATAAGCCCTAAAAGTGCTGCAGCTAAGAGGACTCATCCTCCAAgcctggaaaaatctccaaagcgAATAAAGGATACAGAAAAG CTCCTAGAATCATCGGACTCTGCATTTGTGCAGCCTTCTATTCctgaaatggaggaaaaaaggaaaacgctG GAAAGAATTGCTGGAGAGGCTATGCCCATTCCGACTATTGACCGCACTAGATCACAG AGGCTACCCAGTAAAGAGCTACCAGATGCATCTTCTCCTGTGCCAACCAGTAATATTCGGGTCATTAAAAATTCTATCAGACTAACTCTTAACCGGTAA
- the PAPOLG gene encoding poly(A) polymerase gamma isoform X2, with translation MREMFTNGLQEVQPQKNYGITSPISWAGPKDIDHLYTQKLMEAMKPFGVFEDDEELQHRMFVLGKLNNLVKEWIAELGECKSLPPTTIAAAGGKIFTFGSYRLGVHTKGADIDALCVAPRHVERSDFFQTFVEKLKVQDGIRNVRAVEDAFVPVIKFEFINIEIDLVFARLPLQCIPDNLDLRDDSRLRSLDIRCIRSLNGCRVTDEILHLVPNKENFRLTLRAVKLWAKRRGIYSNMLGFLGGVSWAMLVARTCQLYPNAVAATLVHKFFLVFSKWEWPNPVLLKQPEESNLNLPVWDPRVNPADRYHLMPIITPAYPQQNSTYNASTSTRTIMVEEFRQGLAITDEILLGKVDWSKLFEPPNFFQKYK, from the exons AAATGGCCTCCAGGAAGTCCAGCCTCAAAAAAACTATGGCATTACCTCCCCGATTAGTTGGGCTGGTCCCAAAGACATTGATCACCTCTACACCCAGAAGCTGATGGAAGCCATGAAACCTTTTGGGGTTTTTGAAGACGATGAAGAGTTACAACACAG GATGTTTGTCTTGGGAAAACTAAACAATTTAGTGAAAGAATGGATTGCAGAACTGGGTGAATGTAAG AGTCTTCCACCTACTACAATAGCTGCAGCCGGGGGGAAAATCTTCACTTTTGGCTCTTATCGACTTGGTGTCCACACTAAAG GTGCTGATATTGATGCCCTCTGCGTTGCTCCCAGACATGTTGAGCGTTCAGATTTTTTCCAGACATTTGTTGAAAAGCTGAAAGTACAGGATGGGATAAGAAATGTTAGA GCTGTCGAGGATGCTTTTGTTCCTGTAATAAAGTTTGAATTTATCAACATTGAG ATTGATTTGGTCTTTGCAAGACTGCCCTTACAATGTATTCCTGATAATTTGGACCTGCGTGATGATTCACGGTTGAGAAGCTTAGACATAAGGTGCATAAGAAGCTTAAATG GTTGCAGAGTTACTGATGAAATTTTGCATTTAGTACCAAATAAAGAAAATTTCAGGTTAACCTTGAGAGCCGTAAAGTTGTGGGCAAAGA GACGTGGTATTTATTCAAACATGTTGGGCTTTCTCGGCGGTGTTTCATGGGCCATGTTGGTAGCAAGGACTTGTCAGTTGTACCCAAATGCAGTAGCGGCTACTCTTGTGCATAAGTTTTTCCTTGTCTTTTCAAAATG GGAATGGCCTAACCCAGTGTTACTAAAACAACCAGAAGAGAGCAACTTAAATCTACCAGTATGGGACCCCAGA GTAAACCCAGCTGATCGATATCACCTCATGCCTATTATTACTCCAGCATATCCTCAGCAGAACTCTACATACAATGCTTCAACCTCAACCCGCACCATTATGGTAGAAGAATTTAGACAAG GTCTTGCGATCACAGATGAAATTCTTCTAGGCAAAGTGGACTGGTCTAAATTGTTTGAACCACCAAACTTTTTTCAAAAGTACAAGTAA
- the PAPOLG gene encoding poly(A) polymerase gamma isoform X3 has product MREMFTNGLQEVQPQKNYGITSPISWAGPKDIDHLYTQKLMEAMKPFGVFEDDEELQHRMFVLGKLNNLVKEWIAELGECKSLPPTTIAAAGGKIFTFGSYRLGVHTKGADIDALCVAPRHVERSDFFQTFVEKLKVQDGIRNVRAVEDAFVPVIKFEFINIEIDLVFARLPLQCIPDNLDLRDDSRLRSLDIRCIRSLNGCRVTDEILHLVPNKENFRLTLRAVKLWAKRRGIYSNMLGFLGGVSWAMLVARTCQLYPNAVAATLVHKFFLVFSKW; this is encoded by the exons AAATGGCCTCCAGGAAGTCCAGCCTCAAAAAAACTATGGCATTACCTCCCCGATTAGTTGGGCTGGTCCCAAAGACATTGATCACCTCTACACCCAGAAGCTGATGGAAGCCATGAAACCTTTTGGGGTTTTTGAAGACGATGAAGAGTTACAACACAG GATGTTTGTCTTGGGAAAACTAAACAATTTAGTGAAAGAATGGATTGCAGAACTGGGTGAATGTAAG AGTCTTCCACCTACTACAATAGCTGCAGCCGGGGGGAAAATCTTCACTTTTGGCTCTTATCGACTTGGTGTCCACACTAAAG GTGCTGATATTGATGCCCTCTGCGTTGCTCCCAGACATGTTGAGCGTTCAGATTTTTTCCAGACATTTGTTGAAAAGCTGAAAGTACAGGATGGGATAAGAAATGTTAGA GCTGTCGAGGATGCTTTTGTTCCTGTAATAAAGTTTGAATTTATCAACATTGAG ATTGATTTGGTCTTTGCAAGACTGCCCTTACAATGTATTCCTGATAATTTGGACCTGCGTGATGATTCACGGTTGAGAAGCTTAGACATAAGGTGCATAAGAAGCTTAAATG GTTGCAGAGTTACTGATGAAATTTTGCATTTAGTACCAAATAAAGAAAATTTCAGGTTAACCTTGAGAGCCGTAAAGTTGTGGGCAAAGA GACGTGGTATTTATTCAAACATGTTGGGCTTTCTCGGCGGTGTTTCATGGGCCATGTTGGTAGCAAGGACTTGTCAGTTGTACCCAAATGCAGTAGCGGCTACTCTTGTGCATAAGTTTTTCCTTGTCTTTTCAAAATGGTGA